One window from the genome of Streptomyces sp. NBC_00287 encodes:
- a CDS encoding alkaline phosphatase family protein yields the protein MLGRRWRRVASQVGRSVAVWAVSTLTMLLLAGILPDFQLQSADGDSATRIAVTAAFGAGAFGVLSALVWPLLVRLLLLVPALVLGLLVFFLNGALLLVALRLNPAERGGAAWETAVVVAAVMSAVASATGAALAVRDDDAYRRRLYRLADRRRGTGPPCPSTPGTVFLQLDGVGHDVLRDAVGKGLMPTLARWTGGDRPTHRLTAWRTDWSSQTGASQLGILHGSNHDVPAFRWYEKDSREVMVCNRPTSAAELQRRAVRASGDGGLLTVDGASRGNLFSGGAEEQALVLSITTKRRSRENRSRAGYFAYFSDPANAVRTALSFIAEVGREIGQSTRARLRKARPRVSRGGLYPFVRAFATVVERDVVVAAVMGDMLAGRTAVYADLVAYDEVAHHSGPVSRDTEKVLERLDRALELIENVAEHAPRPYRIVVLSDHGQSPGETFRSRYGLTLGDLVRAGSGLPVPRRARRTHSGAEARAAVRAALRIPVEERGEKHRPTRRSEPIVLASGNLGLISFPDVSHRMTKEEIDARHPALLTTLANHPGIGFLLVRSERHGGVVLGPFGTEIPLDRLDQELGPLAPFGPGAADAVRRTHSFPHTADIMVNSMYDPADGEVLAFEEQIGSHGGLGGAQGKPFLLSPLALSAPVEDGADLVGAEQICRVLRRWLEESGGPQVPVQTEAEERAA from the coding sequence GTTGCCAGTCAGGTCGGGCGCAGCGTCGCGGTGTGGGCGGTGTCGACGCTCACCATGCTGCTGCTCGCCGGGATCCTGCCGGACTTCCAGCTGCAGTCCGCGGACGGGGACAGCGCCACCCGGATCGCCGTCACCGCCGCGTTCGGCGCCGGTGCCTTCGGTGTGCTGTCGGCCCTCGTCTGGCCACTCCTGGTCCGGCTGCTGCTGCTCGTGCCCGCGCTCGTCCTCGGTCTGCTGGTCTTCTTCCTCAACGGCGCCCTCCTGCTGGTCGCCCTGCGGCTGAACCCCGCCGAGCGCGGCGGCGCCGCCTGGGAGACCGCCGTGGTGGTCGCCGCCGTGATGTCCGCGGTCGCCTCCGCCACCGGCGCCGCCCTCGCCGTACGCGACGACGACGCCTACCGTCGTCGGCTGTACCGCCTGGCCGACCGTCGGCGTGGCACCGGGCCGCCGTGTCCGTCCACTCCGGGCACCGTCTTCCTGCAGCTCGACGGGGTCGGGCACGACGTGTTGCGGGACGCCGTCGGCAAGGGACTGATGCCGACGCTCGCCCGTTGGACCGGCGGCGATCGCCCCACCCACCGGCTCACGGCCTGGCGCACCGACTGGTCGAGCCAGACCGGCGCCAGCCAGCTCGGCATCCTGCACGGCAGCAACCACGACGTCCCGGCGTTCCGCTGGTACGAGAAGGACAGCCGGGAGGTGATGGTCTGCAACCGCCCCACCAGCGCCGCCGAACTCCAGCGCCGTGCCGTCAGGGCGTCCGGCGACGGCGGACTGCTCACCGTGGACGGCGCCAGCCGCGGTAACCTGTTCAGCGGCGGCGCCGAGGAACAGGCCCTCGTACTGTCCATCACCACCAAGCGCCGCAGCCGCGAGAACCGCTCCCGCGCGGGCTACTTCGCCTACTTCTCCGACCCGGCCAACGCGGTGCGCACCGCGCTGTCGTTCATCGCCGAGGTCGGCCGGGAGATCGGCCAGTCCACCCGGGCCCGGCTGCGCAAGGCCCGCCCGCGGGTCTCGCGCGGCGGTCTCTACCCCTTCGTACGGGCCTTCGCGACCGTCGTCGAACGGGACGTCGTCGTCGCCGCGGTGATGGGCGACATGCTCGCCGGACGCACCGCCGTCTACGCCGACCTCGTCGCCTACGACGAGGTGGCCCACCACTCGGGCCCGGTGAGCCGGGACACGGAGAAGGTCCTCGAACGCCTCGACCGGGCGCTGGAACTCATCGAGAACGTCGCCGAGCACGCCCCGCGGCCGTACCGGATCGTGGTGCTCTCCGACCACGGGCAGAGCCCCGGCGAGACCTTCCGCTCCCGTTACGGCCTCACCCTCGGCGACCTGGTGCGGGCCGGCAGCGGGCTGCCCGTGCCGCGCAGGGCCCGGCGCACCCACAGCGGTGCCGAGGCCCGCGCGGCCGTGCGCGCCGCGCTGCGCATACCCGTCGAGGAGCGCGGCGAGAAGCACCGCCCCACCCGCCGCTCGGAGCCGATCGTGCTGGCCTCCGGCAATCTGGGCCTGATCTCCTTCCCGGACGTCTCCCACCGGATGACCAAGGAGGAGATCGACGCCCGCCACCCCGCACTGCTGACCACGCTCGCCAACCACCCCGGCATCGGCTTCCTGCTGGTCCGCAGCGAGCGGCACGGCGGGGTCGTACTCGGCCCGTTCGGCACCGAGATCCCGCTCGACCGGCTCGACCAGGAACTGGGCCCGCTCGCCCCCTTCGGACCCGGCGCCGCGGACGCCGTACGGCGCACGCACTCCTTCCCGCACACCGCCGACATCATGGTCAACTCCATGTACGACCCCGCCGACGGCGAAGTCCTCGCCTTCGAGGAGCAGATCGGCTCGCACGGCGGCCTCGGCGGCGCCCAGGGCAAACCCTTCCTGCTCTCGCCCCTCGCCCTGTCCGCGCCGGTGGAGGACGGGGCGGACCTGGTCGGCGCCGAGCAGATCTGCCGTGTGCTGCGCCGCTGGCTGGAGGAGTCGGGCGGGCCGCAGGTGCCGGTGCAGACGGAGGCCGAGGAGCGGGCGGCCTGA